In a single window of the Streptacidiphilus sp. P02-A3a genome:
- a CDS encoding ribonuclease J, protein MSHPHPDLGTPPPLAEGALRVTPLGGLGEIGRNMTVFEYGGRLLIVDCGVLFPEEQQPGVDLILPDFTSIRDRLDKIDGIVLTHGHEDHIGAVPYLLREKPDIPLIGSKLTLALIEAKLQEHRIRPYTLEVKEGERERIGVFDCEFIAVNHSIPDALAVAIRTPAGMVVATGDFKMDQLPLDKRLTDLPTFARLGEEGIDLLLVDSTNAEVPGFIAPERDIGPVLQQVFDRADKRIIVASFASHVHRIQQVLDTAHEFGRKVAFVGRSMVRNMGIARDLGYLKVPGGLVVDVKALDDLPDEDVVLICTGSQGEPMAALSRMANRDHQIRIVEGDTVILASSLIPGNENAVYRVINGLTRWGADVVHKGNAKVHVSGHASAGELLYFFNICKPRNLMPVHGEWRHLRAVSELGQKTGVPKERVVIAEDGVVVDLVDGVARIVGKVQAGYVYVDGLSVGDITESSLKDRRILGDEGIVSVFLVVDSATGKVVSGPNIQARGSGIDDDAFGPAIQKMQEALNRSAQDGVIEPRQVQQLVRRVLGKWVSDTYRRRPMILPVVVEV, encoded by the coding sequence TTGAGCCATCCGCATCCCGACCTGGGTACCCCGCCGCCGCTCGCCGAAGGGGCCCTCCGGGTCACCCCGCTGGGCGGACTCGGTGAGATCGGCCGCAACATGACGGTGTTCGAGTACGGCGGTCGCCTGCTCATCGTCGACTGCGGCGTGCTCTTCCCCGAGGAGCAGCAGCCCGGTGTCGACCTGATCCTGCCCGACTTCACCTCCATCCGGGACCGGCTGGACAAGATCGACGGCATCGTCCTCACCCACGGGCACGAGGACCACATCGGCGCTGTCCCCTACCTCCTCCGGGAGAAGCCGGACATCCCGCTGATCGGCTCCAAGCTGACCCTGGCGCTGATCGAGGCCAAGCTCCAGGAGCACCGCATCCGGCCGTACACGCTGGAGGTGAAGGAGGGGGAGCGCGAGCGCATCGGCGTGTTCGACTGTGAGTTCATCGCGGTCAACCACTCCATCCCGGACGCTCTCGCCGTCGCCATCCGCACGCCGGCGGGCATGGTCGTCGCCACCGGCGACTTCAAGATGGACCAGCTGCCGCTCGACAAGCGGCTCACCGACCTGCCGACCTTCGCCCGTCTGGGCGAGGAGGGCATCGACCTGCTGCTGGTGGACTCCACCAACGCCGAGGTCCCCGGGTTCATCGCGCCGGAGCGCGACATCGGTCCGGTGCTCCAGCAGGTGTTCGACCGCGCCGACAAGCGGATCATCGTGGCCAGCTTCGCCAGCCATGTCCACCGCATCCAGCAGGTCCTGGACACCGCCCACGAGTTCGGCCGCAAGGTCGCCTTCGTCGGCCGTTCCATGGTCCGCAACATGGGCATCGCCCGTGACCTCGGCTACCTGAAGGTGCCGGGGGGCCTGGTCGTGGACGTCAAGGCGCTGGACGACCTGCCCGACGAGGACGTGGTGCTGATCTGCACCGGTTCGCAGGGTGAGCCGATGGCGGCGCTGTCGCGGATGGCCAACCGCGACCACCAGATCCGCATCGTCGAGGGCGACACGGTCATCCTCGCCTCGTCGCTGATCCCCGGCAACGAGAACGCGGTCTACCGCGTGATCAACGGCCTCACCCGCTGGGGTGCGGACGTCGTGCACAAGGGCAACGCCAAGGTGCACGTCTCCGGCCACGCCTCGGCCGGTGAGCTGCTGTACTTCTTCAACATCTGCAAGCCGCGCAACCTGATGCCGGTCCACGGCGAGTGGCGGCACCTGCGGGCGGTCTCCGAGCTGGGCCAGAAGACCGGCGTCCCGAAGGAGCGCGTGGTCATCGCCGAGGACGGCGTGGTGGTCGACCTGGTCGACGGCGTCGCCCGGATCGTCGGCAAGGTCCAGGCGGGCTACGTGTACGTCGACGGCCTCTCGGTCGGCGACATCACCGAGAGCTCGCTGAAGGACCGTCGGATCCTCGGCGACGAGGGCATCGTCTCGGTGTTCCTGGTCGTCGACTCGGCTACCGGCAAGGTGGTCAGCGGCCCGAACATCCAGGCTCGTGGCTCCGGCATCGACGACGACGCCTTCGGGCCCGCGATCCAGAAGATGCAGGAAGCCCTGAACCGCTCGGCGCAGGACGGCGTCATCGAACCCCGTCAGGTGCAGCAGCTGGTCCGCCGAGTGCTCGGCAAGTGGGTGTCCGACACCTACCGCCGCCGCCCGATGATCCTCCCGGTCGTGGTCGAGGTCTGA
- the dapB gene encoding 4-hydroxy-tetrahydrodipicolinate reductase — protein MSTSLRVAVIGANGRIGSEAVRAVEAAPDLELVAALGRGDSLDTLTGAGAQVAVELTHPDSVMANLEFCTAAGIHSVVGTTGWTEERLATLRGWLAAAPGTGVLIAPNFSIGAVLTMRFAQQAARFFESVEVIELHHDNKADAPSGTATRTAQLIAAARAEAGAAPQQDPTTHGLPGARGADVDGVPVHSVRLRGLLAHQEVLFGGTGETLTIRHDSLHHSSFMPGILLGVRRVGQAPGLTFGLENFLFADQGTATGE, from the coding sequence ATGAGCACCTCCCTGCGGGTCGCCGTGATCGGCGCGAACGGCCGGATCGGCTCCGAGGCCGTCCGTGCCGTGGAAGCGGCCCCGGACCTGGAACTCGTGGCCGCCCTCGGGCGCGGCGACAGCCTGGACACGCTGACCGGGGCCGGTGCGCAGGTCGCCGTCGAGCTGACCCACCCCGACTCGGTCATGGCCAACCTGGAGTTCTGCACCGCGGCCGGGATCCACTCGGTGGTCGGCACCACCGGCTGGACCGAGGAGCGGCTGGCCACGCTGCGCGGCTGGCTCGCCGCCGCCCCCGGCACCGGCGTGCTGATCGCGCCGAACTTCTCCATCGGCGCGGTGCTCACCATGCGCTTCGCCCAGCAGGCGGCCCGGTTCTTCGAGTCGGTCGAGGTCATCGAGCTGCACCACGACAACAAGGCCGACGCCCCCAGCGGCACCGCCACCCGGACGGCGCAGCTGATCGCCGCCGCCCGCGCCGAGGCCGGGGCCGCCCCGCAGCAGGACCCGACCACCCACGGCCTGCCCGGCGCGCGCGGCGCCGACGTGGACGGCGTCCCGGTGCACTCGGTCCGGCTGCGCGGCCTGCTGGCCCACCAGGAGGTGCTCTTCGGCGGTACCGGCGAGACCCTGACGATCCGTCACGACTCGCTGCACCACAGCTCGTTCATGCCCGGCATCCTGCTCGGCGTGCGCCGGGTGGGACAGGCCCCGGGGCTCACCTTCGGCCTGGAGAACTTCCTGTTCGCCGATCAGGGCACCGCCACCGGAGAGTGA
- a CDS encoding GNAT family N-acetyltransferase: MPGRLAPPVVRDATADDVADVLRLRAASWRAAYVGIIPPAYLDAMDSDPQELARALRRFRENPAGRHCLLAQRDGRSVAFVMCGPERPMPEQLRGGPRRGEVYALYAHPDCWSTGAGRALLAAARRRLREDGFAQQVLWVLEANARGRAFYERQGMLPTGRRGVLRLGGAALPELEYATPAPVLAAQRQPAGATPARRGG, encoded by the coding sequence GTGCCCGGACGCCTGGCGCCGCCGGTGGTGCGCGACGCGACCGCCGACGACGTCGCCGATGTGCTGCGCCTGCGCGCCGCCTCCTGGCGGGCGGCGTACGTGGGAATCATCCCGCCCGCCTACCTGGACGCCATGGACTCGGATCCGCAGGAGCTGGCGCGTGCCCTGCGCCGTTTCCGGGAGAACCCGGCCGGACGCCACTGCCTGCTGGCCCAGCGCGACGGGCGCAGTGTCGCCTTCGTGATGTGCGGTCCGGAGCGGCCGATGCCCGAGCAGCTGCGCGGCGGCCCCAGGCGCGGCGAGGTGTACGCGCTGTACGCGCACCCGGACTGCTGGTCGACCGGGGCGGGCCGGGCGCTGCTGGCGGCGGCCAGGCGGCGGCTGCGCGAGGACGGCTTCGCACAGCAGGTGCTGTGGGTGCTGGAGGCGAACGCCCGGGGCCGGGCGTTCTACGAGCGGCAGGGGATGCTCCCGACCGGCCGCCGGGGGGTGCTGCGGCTCGGTGGCGCGGCGCTGCCGGAGCTGGAGTACGCGACCCCCGCGCCGGTGCTGGCGGCCCAGCGGCAGCCGGCCGGGGCTACGCCCGCGCGTCGTGGAGGCTGA
- a CDS encoding pitrilysin family protein encodes MAQPTAAQQRPGTTKTLIKGVDGAGTVRRTVLPGGLRIVTETLPTVRSAAFGIWVGVGSRDETPVLNGTTHYLEHLLFKGTERRSALEISSALDAVGGEMNAFTAKEYTCYYARVLDNDLPLAVDVVCDMLTGSLIRQEDIDTERDVVLEEIAMTEDDPSDVVHDLFAQTMYGSTPLGRPVLGTVDTINALTRDQVAGFYKRRYRPEHLVVAAAGNIDHAAVVRQVEQAFAAAGALSRTDTTPADPRGGTRALRTAGRVEILDRPTEQAHVVLGLPGLARRDERRWALGVLNSALGGGMSSRLFQEVREKRGLAYSVYSYSSAYADSGLFGIYAGCQPKRVEEVLKICREELRKVAENGITEEELARAVGQISGSTVLGMEDTGSLMSRVGKAELCYGVHLSVDELLGKISAVTLDDVREVAASVLGGYRPSLAVIGPIHGKRAERISAAAS; translated from the coding sequence GTGGCACAGCCCACGGCGGCGCAACAGCGGCCCGGTACGACCAAGACCCTGATCAAGGGCGTCGACGGCGCAGGCACCGTCCGCCGCACCGTCCTGCCAGGGGGGCTGCGGATCGTCACCGAGACCCTGCCGACGGTCCGCTCGGCGGCCTTCGGGATCTGGGTCGGCGTCGGCTCCCGGGACGAGACGCCGGTGCTCAACGGCACCACCCACTACCTGGAACACCTGCTCTTCAAGGGCACCGAGCGGCGCAGCGCGCTGGAGATCTCCTCCGCGCTGGACGCGGTCGGCGGCGAGATGAACGCGTTCACCGCCAAGGAGTACACCTGCTACTACGCCCGGGTGCTCGACAACGACCTGCCGCTGGCCGTCGACGTGGTCTGCGACATGCTCACCGGCTCGCTGATCCGGCAGGAGGACATCGACACCGAGCGTGACGTCGTCCTCGAAGAGATCGCGATGACCGAGGACGACCCGAGCGACGTCGTGCACGACCTGTTCGCCCAGACCATGTACGGCTCCACGCCGCTGGGACGCCCGGTGCTCGGCACCGTGGACACCATCAACGCGCTCACCCGCGACCAGGTCGCCGGGTTCTACAAGCGCCGCTACCGCCCCGAGCACCTGGTGGTCGCCGCCGCCGGGAACATCGACCACGCCGCGGTGGTCCGCCAGGTGGAGCAGGCCTTCGCCGCCGCCGGGGCGCTCAGCCGCACCGACACCACCCCCGCCGACCCCCGTGGCGGCACCCGGGCGCTGCGCACCGCCGGGCGGGTGGAGATCCTGGACCGCCCGACCGAGCAGGCCCACGTCGTCCTCGGCCTGCCCGGACTGGCCCGCCGCGACGAGCGGCGCTGGGCGCTGGGCGTACTGAACTCGGCGCTCGGCGGCGGCATGAGCTCCCGGCTGTTCCAGGAGGTCCGGGAGAAGCGCGGCCTCGCCTACTCGGTCTACTCCTACTCCTCCGCCTACGCCGACAGCGGCCTGTTCGGGATCTACGCGGGCTGCCAGCCCAAGCGGGTCGAGGAGGTGCTGAAGATCTGCCGTGAGGAACTGCGGAAGGTCGCCGAGAACGGCATCACCGAGGAGGAGCTGGCCCGCGCGGTCGGCCAGATCTCCGGCTCCACCGTGCTCGGCATGGAGGACACCGGCTCGCTCATGTCCCGGGTCGGCAAGGCCGAGCTCTGCTACGGCGTGCACCTGTCGGTGGACGAGCTGCTGGGCAAGATCTCGGCGGTCACCCTGGACGACGTCCGCGAGGTGGCCGCGAGCGTGCTCGGCGGCTACCGGCCCTCGCTCGCGGTGATCGGCCCGATCCACGGCAAGCGCGCGGAACGGATCTCCGCGGCGGCGTCCTGA
- the dapA gene encoding 4-hydroxy-tetrahydrodipicolinate synthase, whose amino-acid sequence MAPTSTPEIPFGRVLTAMVTPFTADGSLDLEGAQRLAAHLVDAGNDGLVVNGTTGESPTTTDAEKSALVQAVLEAVGDRAHVIAGVGTNDTRHTLELAREAERVGAHGLLAVTPYYNKPPQEGLYRHFTAVADATGLPVMLYDIPGRSGVPIATETLVRLGQHPRIVANKDAKGDLAAAGWAISRSGLAWYSGDDMLNLPLLSIGAVGFVSVVGHLVTEDLRAMLEAFLSGDPAKATEIHQRLLPVFTGIFRTQGVITTKAALAFQGLPAGPLRLPLVEATEAEAAQLRSDLAAGGVHL is encoded by the coding sequence ATGGCTCCGACCTCCACCCCTGAGATCCCCTTCGGCAGGGTGCTGACCGCGATGGTGACCCCGTTCACCGCCGACGGCTCCCTCGACCTCGAAGGCGCCCAGCGTCTGGCGGCACACCTCGTCGACGCCGGCAACGACGGACTCGTCGTGAACGGCACCACCGGCGAGTCGCCGACCACCACCGACGCTGAGAAATCCGCGCTGGTCCAGGCGGTACTGGAGGCCGTCGGCGACCGGGCCCATGTCATCGCCGGGGTCGGCACCAACGACACCAGGCACACCCTGGAGCTCGCCCGCGAGGCCGAGCGCGTCGGAGCCCACGGCCTGCTCGCGGTCACCCCGTACTACAACAAGCCGCCGCAGGAGGGCCTCTACCGGCACTTCACCGCCGTGGCCGATGCCACCGGCCTGCCGGTCATGCTCTACGACATCCCCGGGCGCAGCGGTGTCCCGATCGCGACCGAGACCCTGGTCCGACTGGGCCAGCACCCCCGGATCGTGGCCAACAAGGACGCCAAGGGCGACCTGGCCGCCGCCGGCTGGGCCATCTCGCGCAGCGGCCTGGCCTGGTACTCCGGGGACGACATGCTCAACCTGCCGCTGCTGTCCATCGGCGCGGTGGGCTTCGTCAGCGTCGTCGGCCACCTGGTGACCGAGGACCTGCGGGCGATGCTGGAAGCCTTCCTGAGCGGTGACCCGGCCAAGGCCACCGAGATACACCAGCGGCTGCTGCCGGTCTTCACCGGTATCTTCCGCACCCAGGGCGTGATCACCACCAAGGCCGCCCTGGCGTTCCAGGGCCTCCCGGCCGGGCCGCTGCGGCTCCCGCTGGTCGAGGCCACCGAGGCGGAGGCCGCTCAGCTCAGGAGCGATCTCGCCGCCGGAGGGGTACACCTCTGA